GTTTACGCTTCTGACATGAATCATGCATCGATGTTGTTTTGTTGCCGAAGAGATGCTGTGATGAAGAGACAAAACAGGGGGTCTCCTATCAAATTCCTAGTCCCTCTCATATACGCTCCCATCCTCCCTCTCAGTACGTGCTTCTTTCCTCCTCTCTATTTGTTTCGGTGGTTCGTCCTTCTATCCTTGTATTGTTTAGATGTGATTATAATTCAAAAGCGAAAAAAAAATATACAGTTCGAATCGGGCTGCGGCACAACCCGGTGATGAGGGAGCGGTTGTTCTTCGGCGTGTTGGCCGGTGCCTTCGCTCACGGGGCGTACCTGGTGTATCCTTTTGTTCGCTTACATATGTGTCACCTATTTCTGATTTAGGGTTGTACTCGTATTTGTCCATGATTTCCTTCTTTCTAATTAATTTGTTTTGTTCTTCAACACACATTGGCTATTCTGGCCTTGAACCCGAACCGG
The window above is part of the Musa acuminata AAA Group cultivar baxijiao chromosome BXJ2-6, Cavendish_Baxijiao_AAA, whole genome shotgun sequence genome. Proteins encoded here:
- the LOC135614368 gene encoding uncharacterized protein LOC135614368; protein product: MASSSDFSTGDAVMKRQNRGSPIKFLVPLIYAPILPLIRIGLRHNPVMRERLFFGVLAGAFAHGAYLVTDLYDIESK